The sequence CGCGCTCGTGTGCCCGAACTACTACGACCTGCACCAGATCATGCGCTCGCGCATCGAGCAGGCGCTCGGCTCCGACATCAGCGTCGACGCCGTCGTCACGCGCACGGACGCCGACGCGGACGCGCTCGGCGTGCAGCTCGTGATCGACGCCACCGGCACGCGTCCGCCCGGGGACGACGTCGTCGTCGTGCAGCCGCTGCCGACCCCCGACGACATCGAGTCGATCCGGCGGGCCGTCGCGCGCGTCCGCCGTCAGGCGCGGCGCAGCTCCATGAAGCACGACCTGCTGCGCTTCCTCGACGAGTCGCTGTTCTTCCGCGACCTCCACGCCCCCGACGAGGAGGCGATGATCCGGCTGCTCGGCGGGAAGATGGTCGAGCAGGGCATCATCGAGCCCGAGTACATCGAGGGCGCGATCGAGCGCGAGCGCCTGTCGTCCACGGCCTTCACCGACACGCTCGCCGTGCCGCACTCGCTCGCCATGACGGCGAACCGCACGGCCATCGCGATCGTCGTCAACGACGAGGCGATGCGGTGGGGCGGCAACCGCGTGCACGTGGTCGCGCTCGTCGCCTTCAGCGCCAGCGGACGCACGAGCTTCCAGCACGTGTTCGACCAGTTCGTCGAGGTCTTCTCCGACCACCGCGACGTGCAGGCGATCATGCGGGCCTCCGGATCCCACGGCTCCTTCATCGAGGAGCTCGTGCACGTCATGGACACCTAGCGCGGCCGTCCCCCGCCGCCGGCCGGGTCGCCCGGGCGGGTGCGCCGGTCAGGGCGCGACGGGCGTGACGCCGAGCGGCACGAGGCGCGAGGCGCCGCCGTCGGCGAGCGTGAGCACCCAGATGCCGCGCGCGTGCACGGCGACGGAGTGCTCCCAGTGCGAGGCCATGCTGCCGTCGACCGTGGCGACGGTCCAGTCGTCGTCGAGGACGCGCGTCTCCGCCTCGCCGTCGGTGATCATGGGCTCGATCGCCACGACCAGCCCGGGCTTCACGGCGGGGCCCTTGCCGCGCACGCGGTAGTTGAACACCGGCGGATCCTCGTGCATGCTCCGGCCGATGCCGTGGCCCGTGTAGTCCATGACGATGCCGAAGCGCCCGGCCGCCTCGACGCTCTCCTCGACGGCCTCGCCCACCTCGTTGAGGTGCGACGCGGTCGCCAGCCGGGCGATGCCCGCCCAGAGCGAGTCCTCGGTGACGCGCGACAGGCGCTCGCGCGCCTCCACGACGTCGGGGCGCGCGGGATCCGGCACGACGACGGTCATGGCCGAGTCGCCGTTCCAGCCGTCGATCTCCGCGCCGCTGTCGACCGAAACGATGTCGCCCGGCTGCAGCACGCGGTCGCCGGGGATGCCGTGCACGACCTCGTCGTTGACGGAGACGCACACCGTGTGGCGGTAGCCCGGCACGAGCTGGAAGTTGGAGCGCCCGCCGAGCGCGCGGATGGCGGCGTCGGCGGCGGCGTCGAGCTCGCCCGTCGTCACCCCGGGGGCGATGAGCCCGCGCACGGCGTCCAGCGACGCGGCGGTCGCGAGACCGGGCGCCACCATGCGGCGGATCTCGTCCGGCGTCTTGTAGATCCCCGGCGTGCGGCGGAGCGCTCCCACGGGCTAGGCGCGGCCGGCGTCGGAGACGGGACGCACGCCGCGACCGGCGAGCGCCGCGCGGATGCGCTCGGCGACCTCGTCGACCTCGCCGAGGCCGTCGACCTCGAGCAGCAGTCCGCGGTCGCGGTACACGGCGATGAGCGGGCTCGTCTCGCGGCGGTACACCTCCTGGCGGTGCCGGATGGCGTCCTCGCTGTCGTCGGCGCGGCCCTGCTCCTCGGCGCGGCGCTGGAGGCGGGAGACGACCTCCTCCTCGTCGGCGACGAGCTGGATGACGGCGTCGAGCTCGTGGCCCCAGCCCTGCAGCAGCTCCTCCAGGTACGCGACCTGGTCGAGCGTGCGCGGGTAGCCGTCGAGCAGGAAGCCCTCCTTCGCGTCCTCCTCCTGGAGGCGCGCGGTGACGAGCTCGTTGGTGAGCTCGTCGGGCACGTAGTTGCCCGCGTCGACGAGCGCCTGGACCTGCCGGCCGAGGTCGGTGCCGTCCTTGATGTTCTGACGGAAGATGTCTCCCGTCGAGACGTCCGGGATCCCGAACTCCTCCGCGATGCGCTTCGCCTGCGTCCCCTTGCCCGCGCCGGGCGGGCCCACGATCAGGAGCCGGGTCACTTGAGCAGCCCCTCGTAGTGGCGCTGCTGCAGCTGCGAGTCGATCTGCTTCACCGTCTCGAGGCCGACGCCCACGACGATGAGAATGCTCGCGCCGCCGAACGGGAAGTTCTGGTTGGCGCCGACGAGCGACAGGGCGATGAGCGGCAGGAGCGCGATGAGGCCGAGGTACAGCGAGCCCGGCAGCGTGATGCGCGTGAGCACGTAGTCGAGGTACTCCGCGGTGGGGCGGCCGGCGCGGATGCCGGGGATGAAGCCGCCGTACTTCTTCATGTTGTCGGCGACCTCCTCCGGGTTGAAGGTGATGGCGACGTAGAAGTACGTGAAGCCGACGATGAGGAGGAAGTACATCGCCATGTAGAGCGGGTGGTCGCCCGTGGTGAGGTTGTCGGTGATCCACTGCACCCACGGCGCCGGCGGCTGGCCGACGGGCGGCTGGTTGAACTGCGCGACGAGCGCGGGCAGGTACAGCAGCGACGACGCGAAGATGACGGGCACGACGCCGGCCATGTTCACCTTGATGGGGATGTAGGTGTTGTTGCCGCCGTAGGTGCGGCGCCCGACCATGCGCTTGGCGTACTGGACGGGGATGCGGCGCTGCGACTGCTCGACGTAGACGACGGCGGCGACCACGAGGAGGCCGACCAGGATGACGAGGGCGAAGACCTCCCAGCCGCGGCTCTGCTGGATGGCGATGAGCGAGGTGGGGAAGGCGGCCGCGACCGACGTGAAGATGAGGAGCGACATGCCGTTGCCGACGCCGCGCTCGGTGATGAGCTCGCCCATCCACATGATGAGGCCGGTGCCGGCGGTCATGGTGATGACCATGAGCATGATCGCGTACCAGGCGTCGTTCGTGACGAGCTGCGTGCAGGCGCTGACGTTCGTCTGGCCGAACAGCGCACCGCTGCGCGCGACCGTGATGAGCGTCGTGGACTGCAGGACCGCGAGGGCGATCGTGAGGTAGCGCGTGTACTGCGTGAGCTTGGCCTGGCCGGACTGGCCCTCCTTGTAGAGGGTGTCGAAGTGCGGGATGACCACGCGGAGCAGCTGGACGATGATCGACGCCGTGATGTACGGCATGATCCCCAGCGCGAAGATGGAGAGCTTCAGCAGCGCGCCGCCGCTGAAGAGGTTGACGAGCTCGTAGAGGCCCGAGGTGCCCTGGTTCGCCGCGAGGCACGACTGCACGTTGGCGAAGTCGACGAACGGCGCCGGGATGAAGGACCCCAGTCGGAAGAGGGCGATGATGCCCAGCGTGAAGCCGATCTTGCGACGCAGATCGGGGGTGCGGAAGATCCTGACGACGGCGCTCAACACGGAGGGTGTCCTGCTTTCTGTGGGAGGTCCGCCGGGAGGCGGGGGTCGGGCCGACCCGATGCGGCCCCAGGTGCCGGTAGGGGCGGTCGGTTGCCCGACCGCCCCTTCCGTTGCGTCCTGAAGTGCTACTTGACGGAGCCGCCTGCTGCGACGATCTTCTCCGCAGCGGAGCCGGAGACCTTGTCGACAGCAACCGTCAGCTTAACCGAGATGTCGCCGTCCCCGAGGACCTTGACCTTCTCGTTCTTGCGCACGGCACCCTTGGCGACCAGGTCGCTCGTGGTGACGTCGCCGCCGTCGGGGTAGAGCACGGCGAGCTTCTCCAGGTTCACGACCTGGTACTCGACGCGGAACGGGTTCTTGAACCCGCGCAGCTTCGGGGTGCGCATGTGCAGCGGCATCTGCCCACCCTCGAAGCCGACGCGGACCGTGTAGCGGGCCTTCGTGCCCTTGGTGCCACGACCCGCGGTCTTGCCCTTCGAGCCCTCACCGCGGCCGACACGCTGGCGTGCCTTCTTGGCCCCGGCGGCGGGACGGAGGTGGTGGACCTTGAGGACCTGCTCGCGCTTGACCGTCTCCGTCGAGCCGACCGTGGTCGTCTCGGCGGAAGCGGCGGCGACGGGGGCCTTCGCGGTCTTCTTGGGTGCGGCCTTCGGCGCCTTCACGGGCGCCTGCTCGGCCGACTCGTTGTTCTCAGCCATCAGTCGATCTCCTCCACCTTCACCAGGTGCGCGACGGTGTTGACGTAGCCGCGGTTCTGGGCGTTGTCCTCTCGGACCACCACGGCACCGATGCGACGGAGCCCGAGGCTCCGCAGGGTGTCGCGCTGGTTCTGCTTCTCGCTGATCTTGGACTTGATCTGCGTCACTCGGAGCTGAGCCATCAGACACCTGCCTTCGCGTCGGCCTCGACACGCTGGGCGCGGAGGATGCGGGCCGGGACGACCTGCTCGAGCTCGAGCCCACGACGGGCCGCGACGGCGCGCGGCTCCTCGAGCTGCTTGAGCGCCTCCACCGTGGCGTGCACGATGTTGATCGTGTTCGACGAGCCGAGCGACTTGCTCAGGACGTCGTGGATGCCGGCGCACTCGAGCACCGCGCGGACGGGACCACCGGCGATGACGCCGGTACCCGCGGACGCGGGACGCAGGAGGACGACTCCGGCGGAGGCCTCACCCTGCACGGCGTGCGGGATGGTCAGGCCGATGCGGGGGACGCGGAAGAAGTTCTTCTTCGCCTCCTCGACGCCCTTGGAGATGGCGGTCGGGACCTCGCGGGCCTTGCCGTAGCCGACGCCCACCAGTCCGTTGCCGTCTCCGACGATCACGAGCGCGGTGAAGCTGAAGCGACGACCGCCCTTGACGACCTTGGACACGCGGTTGATGGTGACGACGCGCTCCAGGAACTGGCTCTTGTCGGCATCACGGCCACCGCGGTTGTCGCGGCCGCCCTGGTTCCGGTCGCGTCCGCCACGACGGCCCTCACGGCCCTCGTTCTGCGCGGGTGCGGTGGACGCCGCGGTCTCGACGGGCGTCTCCGCCACGGCCACGACCTCGGGCTCCTTGTTGTTGTTCTCGGCTGCGCTCACAGGCTCAGACCACCCTCTCGAGCTCCTTCGGCGATGGCCGCGACGCGTCCTGCGTAGCGGTTGCCACCACGATCGAATACGACGCTCTCCACGCCGGCCGCCTTGGCGCGCTCGGCGACGAGCTCGCCGACCTTGCGCGACTTGGCGGTCTTGTCGCCGTCGAACGTGCGCATGTCGGCCTCGAGGGTCGACGCGGACGCGACGGTGTGACCACGGCTGTCATCGACGACCTGCACGAAGACGTGACGGGCCGAACGGGTGACGACGAGGCGCGGACGCAGCTCGGTCCCCTCCACCTTCTTGCGCAGGCGTGCGTGCCTGCGACCGCGGGCGGCGGACTTGCTTTTTCCTCTAACTCCGAGAGCCATGATCACTTACCACTCTTTCCGGCCTTGCGGCGAACGTTCTCGCCGGCGTAGCGGACGCCCTTGCCCTTGTAGGGCTCGGGCTTGCGAATCTTGCGGATGTTGGCGGCCGTCTCGCCGACGAGCTGCTTGTCGATGCCGACGACGGTCATCTTGTTGACGCCCTCGACGGTGAAGCTGATGCCCGCGGGCGCCTCGACGTACACGGGGTGGGAGAAGCCGAGCGCGAACTCGACGCCCTTGTCCTTGAGCGCGACGCGGTAACCCGTGCCGACGATCTCGAGGCCCTTGGTGTAGCCGGTGGTGACGCCGACGATCTGGTTGGCGATGAGGCTGCGCGTGAGGCCGTGGAGCGAACGCGACTCGCGCTCGTCGTCCGGGCGGGTGACGAGCACCTGCCCGTCCTGGACCTCGGCGCGGATGGGCTGGGCCACGGTGAGGCTCAGCTCGCCCTTGGGGCCCTTGACCGTGACGACCTGGCCGGACACGGTGACGTCGACCCCTGCGGGGACGTCGATGGGGAGTCTTCCGATGCGGGACATGTCGTTACCACACGTAGGCGAGGACTTCCCCACCCACGCCCTTCTTCGCAGCCTGGCGGTCCGTGAGGAGCCCCGAGGAGGTGGACAGGATGGCGACCCCGAGGCCACCGAGGACCTGGGGGATCTCCGCGGACTTCGCGTACACGCGGAGACCGGGCTTGGACACGCGCTTGATGCCCCGGATGGAGCGCTCGCGGTCGGGTCCGAACTTGAGGCTGAGCGTCAGCGTCTGGCCGACGCGGGCGTCCGCGACGTCCCAGCCGGCGATGAAGCCCTCGGACTTGAGGA is a genomic window of Clavibacter capsici containing:
- the map gene encoding type I methionyl aminopeptidase, with translation MGALRRTPGIYKTPDEIRRMVAPGLATAASLDAVRGLIAPGVTTGELDAAADAAIRALGGRSNFQLVPGYRHTVCVSVNDEVVHGIPGDRVLQPGDIVSVDSGAEIDGWNGDSAMTVVVPDPARPDVVEARERLSRVTEDSLWAGIARLATASHLNEVGEAVEESVEAAGRFGIVMDYTGHGIGRSMHEDPPVFNYRVRGKGPAVKPGLVVAIEPMITDGEAETRVLDDDWTVATVDGSMASHWEHSVAVHARGIWVLTLADGGASRLVPLGVTPVAP
- a CDS encoding adenylate kinase — protein: MTRLLIVGPPGAGKGTQAKRIAEEFGIPDVSTGDIFRQNIKDGTDLGRQVQALVDAGNYVPDELTNELVTARLQEEDAKEGFLLDGYPRTLDQVAYLEELLQGWGHELDAVIQLVADEEEVVSRLQRRAEEQGRADDSEDAIRHRQEVYRRETSPLIAVYRDRGLLLEVDGLGEVDEVAERIRAALAGRGVRPVSDAGRA
- the secY gene encoding preprotein translocase subunit SecY, translating into MLSAVVRIFRTPDLRRKIGFTLGIIALFRLGSFIPAPFVDFANVQSCLAANQGTSGLYELVNLFSGGALLKLSIFALGIMPYITASIIVQLLRVVIPHFDTLYKEGQSGQAKLTQYTRYLTIALAVLQSTTLITVARSGALFGQTNVSACTQLVTNDAWYAIMLMVITMTAGTGLIMWMGELITERGVGNGMSLLIFTSVAAAFPTSLIAIQQSRGWEVFALVILVGLLVVAAVVYVEQSQRRIPVQYAKRMVGRRTYGGNNTYIPIKVNMAGVVPVIFASSLLYLPALVAQFNQPPVGQPPAPWVQWITDNLTTGDHPLYMAMYFLLIVGFTYFYVAITFNPEEVADNMKKYGGFIPGIRAGRPTAEYLDYVLTRITLPGSLYLGLIALLPLIALSLVGANQNFPFGGASILIVVGVGLETVKQIDSQLQQRHYEGLLK
- the rplO gene encoding 50S ribosomal protein L15, with amino-acid sequence MAENNESAEQAPVKAPKAAPKKTAKAPVAAASAETTTVGSTETVKREQVLKVHHLRPAAGAKKARQRVGRGEGSKGKTAGRGTKGTKARYTVRVGFEGGQMPLHMRTPKLRGFKNPFRVEYQVVNLEKLAVLYPDGGDVTTSDLVAKGAVRKNEKVKVLGDGDISVKLTVAVDKVSGSAAEKIVAAGGSVK
- the rpmD gene encoding 50S ribosomal protein L30; amino-acid sequence: MAQLRVTQIKSKISEKQNQRDTLRSLGLRRIGAVVVREDNAQNRGYVNTVAHLVKVEEID
- the rpsE gene encoding 30S ribosomal protein S5, encoding MAVAETPVETAASTAPAQNEGREGRRGGRDRNQGGRDNRGGRDADKSQFLERVVTINRVSKVVKGGRRFSFTALVIVGDGNGLVGVGYGKAREVPTAISKGVEEAKKNFFRVPRIGLTIPHAVQGEASAGVVLLRPASAGTGVIAGGPVRAVLECAGIHDVLSKSLGSSNTINIVHATVEALKQLEEPRAVAARRGLELEQVVPARILRAQRVEADAKAGV
- the rplR gene encoding 50S ribosomal protein L18, which translates into the protein MALGVRGKSKSAARGRRHARLRKKVEGTELRPRLVVTRSARHVFVQVVDDSRGHTVASASTLEADMRTFDGDKTAKSRKVGELVAERAKAAGVESVVFDRGGNRYAGRVAAIAEGAREGGLSL
- the rplF gene encoding 50S ribosomal protein L6; its protein translation is MSRIGRLPIDVPAGVDVTVSGQVVTVKGPKGELSLTVAQPIRAEVQDGQVLVTRPDDERESRSLHGLTRSLIANQIVGVTTGYTKGLEIVGTGYRVALKDKGVEFALGFSHPVYVEAPAGISFTVEGVNKMTVVGIDKQLVGETAANIRKIRKPEPYKGKGVRYAGENVRRKAGKSGK
- the rpsH gene encoding 30S ribosomal protein S8, whose product is MTMTDPVADMLTRLRNANSAHHDTVSMPHSKLKSHIADILKSEGFIAGWDVADARVGQTLTLSLKFGPDRERSIRGIKRVSKPGLRVYAKSAEIPQVLGGLGVAILSTSSGLLTDRQAAKKGVGGEVLAYVW